The Rhizobium sp. BT03 genome has a window encoding:
- the iolE gene encoding myo-inosose-2 dehydratase — translation MKAKLGMSPIAWWNDDLPELSDDVSLEECLRQSRGAGFTGMEQGRRFPSNPEEMLPILRAADVTLCGGWFSGTLVNEELAANKDRIAPMIELFKAVNAPCIVYGEVGRSIQGDRSKPLATKPRLADDEMKAYGRRVTEFGEWCAEQGMPLSYHHHMAAVVETEPELDAFMRNSGAGIPLLLDAGHLAFAGGDVLRAIDNHHTRINHVHVKDIRKPVVDGLDRSRQSFLDAVALGAFTVPGDGSLDFAAIVQRLADHGYEGWFVVEAEQDPRTAPPQKMAEIGHAELMRVMTAAGYTVETEGFPKG, via the coding sequence ATGAAGGCCAAACTCGGCATGTCGCCCATCGCGTGGTGGAACGACGACCTTCCCGAACTCAGCGACGACGTATCCCTGGAGGAATGCCTGCGGCAATCGCGCGGCGCCGGCTTCACCGGCATGGAGCAAGGCCGCCGCTTCCCCAGCAACCCGGAAGAAATGCTGCCCATTCTGCGTGCTGCCGACGTGACGCTGTGCGGCGGCTGGTTCTCCGGCACGCTCGTCAATGAGGAGCTCGCCGCCAACAAGGACCGCATCGCCCCGATGATCGAGCTGTTCAAGGCTGTCAATGCGCCCTGCATCGTCTACGGCGAGGTCGGCCGTTCCATCCAGGGCGACCGCTCCAAGCCGCTCGCGACCAAGCCGCGCCTTGCCGATGACGAGATGAAGGCCTATGGGCGGCGCGTCACTGAGTTCGGCGAATGGTGCGCCGAACAGGGCATGCCGCTCTCCTATCACCATCACATGGCTGCCGTGGTCGAAACCGAGCCGGAACTCGACGCCTTCATGCGTAATTCGGGCGCAGGCATTCCGCTGCTGCTCGATGCCGGCCATCTCGCCTTTGCCGGCGGCGACGTGCTGCGCGCCATCGACAATCATCATACCCGCATCAACCATGTCCACGTCAAGGACATCCGCAAGCCTGTCGTCGATGGGCTCGACCGCAGCCGGCAGTCCTTCCTCGATGCGGTGGCGCTTGGCGCCTTCACGGTGCCGGGCGACGGCTCGCTCGATTTCGCCGCCATCGTCCAGCGGCTCGCCGATCATGGCTATGAAGGTTGGTTCGTCGTCGAGGCCGAGCAGGATCCACGCACGGCGCCGCCGCAGAAGATGGCCGAGATCGGCCATGCGGAATTGATGCGGGTGATGACGGCTGCGGGTTATACGGTGGAAACCGAAGGTTTCCCGAAGGGATAA
- a CDS encoding glyoxalase superfamily protein — MTTTYPAIDELKAQAKRLRQAMNEHGTTLTHGAALEMIARQHGARDWNTLAALAAKPNASPKTPLFVGAHIRGRYLNQPFTGKILALSALPGGDLHRITIHFDEPVDVVTFESFSAFRRRVNAQIDADGVSPRKTSNGVPHLVLDL, encoded by the coding sequence ATGACGACCACCTATCCCGCCATTGATGAATTGAAGGCCCAGGCCAAGCGCTTGCGCCAGGCGATGAATGAACACGGCACTACGCTGACCCACGGTGCGGCGCTCGAAATGATTGCCCGCCAGCACGGCGCACGCGATTGGAACACGCTCGCGGCACTAGCGGCAAAGCCCAATGCCAGCCCGAAAACACCGCTCTTCGTCGGCGCGCATATTCGCGGCCGCTATCTCAACCAGCCGTTCACCGGCAAGATTCTGGCGCTGTCGGCCCTGCCGGGCGGCGATCTCCACAGGATCACCATCCATTTCGACGAGCCGGTGGATGTCGTCACCTTCGAGAGCTTTTCAGCCTTTCGCCGGCGCGTGAATGCGCAGATCGATGCCGATGGCGTCTCGCCGAGGAAGACCTCGAACGGCGTCCCGCATCTGGTGCTCGATCTCTAG
- a CDS encoding host attachment family protein: MTNVKIPWESWVVVCDGAKALIMQNAGDAQLMNLKVLETLTQPNAPDREIGADKPGRTHAADGVSRCAVEETSWQDQAEAEFLKQVAEKLDALVQEKSARRIVVVAPPKALGTLRPALRADTQAAITAEVAKDYTNMPVEEIERHLAA; encoded by the coding sequence ATGACCAACGTCAAAATCCCTTGGGAATCATGGGTCGTGGTCTGCGATGGAGCCAAGGCTCTGATCATGCAGAATGCAGGCGATGCCCAGTTGATGAACCTGAAGGTGCTGGAAACCCTGACGCAGCCGAACGCGCCGGATCGCGAGATTGGCGCCGATAAACCCGGCCGGACCCATGCTGCAGACGGCGTCAGCCGCTGCGCTGTCGAGGAAACCAGCTGGCAGGATCAGGCCGAAGCCGAATTTCTCAAACAGGTGGCGGAAAAGCTCGACGCGCTGGTGCAGGAAAAGAGTGCCCGCCGCATTGTCGTCGTTGCACCGCCGAAAGCGCTCGGCACATTGCGGCCGGCGCTCCGCGCCGATACGCAGGCCGCGATCACCGCTGAGGTGGCGAAGGACTATACCAATATGCCGGTCGAAGAGATCGAGCGGCATCTCGCCGCCTGA
- a CDS encoding LysR family transcriptional regulator, with protein MKDASWDDLQLFFHVATGGGLSAAAARTGLSAPTIGRRMLALERVTGRSLFSRGPTGYLLARDGQELLDRVRLMQDAALAISDWRGEVLTLPIVSTAADSWTLRFIADHLASVWRPKDSFRMCYKTCDSGVDFTYREAHIAVGHSRPDSGNVAIRRAVKVAHAAYQAADYDEANCNWISLGTDTAVTPADKWTFEQPDYWITSWTNTPHMLFHLIRGGAGRGVLPCFIGDQDRKLVRAGPLIDELTYDMWIVAHDDERQRPEVRLVIDRLAALFADHEELFAGRRPSM; from the coding sequence ATGAAAGATGCGAGCTGGGACGACCTGCAGCTTTTCTTCCATGTCGCGACCGGCGGCGGGCTCTCGGCTGCGGCCGCGCGCACCGGGCTCAGCGCGCCGACGATCGGCCGGCGCATGCTGGCGCTTGAACGGGTGACGGGCCGATCGTTGTTCAGCCGCGGCCCCACCGGTTATCTGCTTGCCAGAGATGGCCAGGAATTGCTCGACCGCGTGCGGCTGATGCAGGATGCGGCGCTGGCAATCTCCGACTGGCGCGGCGAGGTGCTGACGCTGCCGATCGTCTCGACGGCCGCCGACAGCTGGACCTTGCGCTTCATCGCCGATCATCTCGCCAGCGTCTGGAGGCCGAAGGACAGCTTCCGCATGTGCTACAAGACCTGCGATAGCGGCGTCGATTTCACCTATCGCGAGGCGCATATCGCCGTCGGCCACAGCCGGCCGGACAGCGGCAACGTCGCGATCCGCCGCGCGGTCAAGGTGGCGCATGCGGCTTACCAGGCAGCGGATTACGACGAGGCCAACTGCAACTGGATCTCGCTCGGCACCGATACCGCCGTCACGCCGGCGGACAAATGGACATTCGAACAGCCGGATTACTGGATCACCAGCTGGACGAACACGCCGCATATGCTCTTTCATCTGATCCGCGGGGGCGCCGGTCGCGGGGTGCTCCCCTGTTTCATCGGCGATCAGGACCGCAAGCTCGTCCGCGCCGGGCCTCTCATCGACGAGCTGACCTACGACATGTGGATCGTTGCGCATGACGACGAGCGGCAACGGCCTGAGGTGAGGCTCGTCATCGACCGCCTGGCGGCGCTGTTTGCCGATCATGAAGAGCTGTTTGCCGGGAGGAGGCCGTCGATGTGA
- a CDS encoding helix-turn-helix transcriptional regulator: MSQVSTALLLKTKTIAIRDIICDGECRHRSDEECTHKTSLVYPYRGVFMRHVGRNDTVAEANQMLFFNAGQGYRISHPIEGGDACIDLAIDESLLEELAPKDQLQQGPAFSFRRQRRRVDPRAQALVALLRHGLKRNVAETLEAETLALTLVRRSLGERTSHAAGASAGRQKLVDRAKLVLSSDLARRWTLSEIASEVGVSPVYLTQVFQQVEATPLYRYHLRLRLARALDLLGQYEDLTALGLDLGFSSHSHFSASFKQSFGQSPAEFQRAAQLRRR; the protein is encoded by the coding sequence ATGTCGCAGGTTTCAACGGCATTGCTCCTGAAAACGAAGACCATCGCCATTCGCGACATCATCTGCGATGGCGAGTGCCGCCACCGAAGCGATGAGGAATGCACTCACAAGACGAGCCTCGTCTATCCCTATCGCGGCGTCTTCATGCGGCATGTCGGCCGCAACGATACGGTGGCCGAAGCCAATCAGATGCTGTTCTTCAATGCCGGTCAGGGCTATCGGATCAGCCATCCGATCGAGGGTGGCGACGCCTGCATCGATCTGGCGATCGACGAATCCCTGCTCGAAGAGCTCGCGCCGAAGGACCAGCTGCAGCAAGGCCCGGCCTTTTCATTCCGCCGCCAGCGCCGGCGGGTCGATCCGCGCGCGCAGGCGCTGGTCGCTCTTCTGCGTCACGGTCTCAAGCGCAACGTCGCCGAGACGCTGGAGGCGGAAACCTTGGCGCTGACGCTGGTGCGCCGTTCGCTCGGCGAGCGCACATCGCATGCGGCCGGCGCCAGCGCCGGCCGGCAGAAACTCGTCGATCGGGCAAAGCTGGTGCTTTCCTCCGATCTCGCACGGCGCTGGACACTTTCGGAAATCGCCTCCGAAGTGGGCGTCTCGCCTGTTTATCTCACCCAGGTCTTCCAGCAGGTCGAGGCGACGCCGCTTTACCGCTATCATCTGCGGCTGAGGCTTGCCCGCGCGCTCGATCTGCTCGGCCAATACGAAGATCTGACCGCGCTCGGCCTCGATCTCGGTTTTTCCAGCCACAGCCATTTCAGCGCCTCCTTCAAGCAATCCTTCGGGCAAAGCCCGGCCGAATTCCAACGCGCGGCGCAATTGCGGCGCAGGTGA
- the iolC gene encoding 5-dehydro-2-deoxygluconokinase: MVQSNPGSRPEPALDVITIGRSSVDLYGQQIGSRLEDIGSFAKSVGGCPANIAIGTARLGLKSGLITRVGDEQMGRFIREQSAREGVATDGIVTDKERLTALVLLAVEAEGVSPMIFYRSDCADMALDEGDIDENFIRSSRAVLVSGTHFSRPNTEAAQRKAIRIAKANGRKVIFDIDYRPNLWGLAGHAEGFERYVKSDRVSSKMKETLPDCDLIVGTEEEILIASGADDVLGALKEIRRLSPATIVLKRGAMGCIVYDGPIADDLEAGIVGEGFPIEVFNVLGAGDAFMSGFLRGFLREEPLKTCATWANACGAFAVSRLLCSPEYPTWAELDFFLKTGSQHRALRKDEAINHIHWASTRRGEIPLLMALAIDHRSQLVSVADELGVGHDKIVAFKRLAVSAAARVSEGRDGYGMLIDERFGRDAFFDAATKNFSWIGRPVELPGSKPLRFEFSQDIGSQLVEWPLSHCIKCLCFYHPDDPAELKSEQQEKLRTLFEAARKVGRELLVEIIAGKNGPLTDDTIAIALEELYALGIKPDWWKLEPQASSEAWKKIDAVIAKNDPLCRGIVLLGLEAPADELISCFEATLAAPSVKGFAVGRTIFADAARAWLSGSMNDEEAIADMAGRFRQLTEAWLKTRGQH, from the coding sequence ATGGTACAATCGAATCCGGGTTCACGGCCGGAGCCGGCGCTTGATGTAATCACCATCGGCCGCTCCTCGGTCGATCTTTACGGCCAGCAGATCGGTTCGCGGCTGGAGGATATCGGCTCCTTCGCCAAATCCGTCGGCGGCTGCCCGGCCAATATCGCCATCGGCACGGCGCGGCTCGGCCTCAAATCCGGTCTCATCACCCGCGTCGGCGACGAGCAGATGGGGCGTTTCATCCGCGAGCAGTCGGCGCGCGAAGGGGTGGCGACGGATGGCATCGTCACCGACAAGGAGCGTCTGACGGCGCTGGTACTGCTCGCGGTCGAAGCCGAGGGCGTGTCGCCGATGATCTTCTATCGCTCCGACTGCGCCGACATGGCGCTCGACGAAGGCGATATCGACGAGAATTTCATCAGATCGTCGCGCGCCGTCCTGGTGTCCGGCACGCATTTCTCCCGGCCGAACACCGAGGCCGCGCAGCGCAAGGCGATCCGGATCGCCAAGGCGAACGGCCGCAAGGTGATCTTCGACATCGACTACCGGCCGAACCTCTGGGGCCTTGCCGGCCACGCGGAAGGTTTCGAGCGCTACGTGAAATCCGACCGGGTCTCCTCGAAGATGAAGGAGACGCTGCCGGATTGCGATCTCATCGTCGGCACCGAAGAGGAAATCCTGATCGCTTCCGGCGCCGACGACGTGCTCGGCGCGCTGAAGGAGATTCGCCGCCTGTCGCCGGCGACGATCGTGCTCAAGCGCGGCGCCATGGGCTGCATCGTCTATGACGGCCCGATCGCCGACGACCTCGAAGCCGGCATCGTCGGCGAAGGTTTCCCGATCGAAGTCTTCAACGTGCTCGGCGCCGGCGATGCCTTCATGTCCGGTTTCCTGCGCGGCTTCCTGCGGGAAGAGCCGCTGAAGACCTGCGCCACCTGGGCCAATGCCTGCGGCGCCTTCGCCGTTTCCCGTCTGCTCTGCTCGCCGGAATATCCGACCTGGGCGGAACTCGATTTCTTCCTGAAGACAGGCAGCCAGCATCGGGCGCTGCGCAAGGACGAGGCGATCAACCATATCCACTGGGCATCGACCCGGCGCGGCGAAATTCCGCTGTTGATGGCGCTGGCGATCGACCATCGCTCGCAGCTCGTCAGCGTCGCCGACGAGCTCGGCGTCGGCCATGACAAGATCGTCGCCTTCAAGCGGCTGGCGGTCTCGGCGGCGGCGCGGGTTTCGGAAGGCCGCGACGGTTACGGCATGCTGATCGACGAACGTTTCGGCCGCGACGCCTTCTTCGATGCGGCGACGAAGAATTTTTCCTGGATCGGCCGGCCGGTGGAACTGCCGGGCTCGAAGCCGCTGCGCTTCGAATTCAGCCAGGATATCGGCTCCCAGCTTGTGGAATGGCCGCTCAGCCATTGCATCAAGTGCCTGTGCTTCTATCATCCCGATGATCCGGCCGAATTGAAGAGCGAGCAGCAGGAGAAACTGCGCACGCTGTTCGAGGCGGCCCGCAAGGTCGGGCGAGAGCTGCTGGTGGAGATCATCGCCGGCAAGAACGGGCCGCTTACCGACGATACGATCGCGATTGCGCTGGAAGAGCTCTATGCGCTCGGCATCAAGCCGGACTGGTGGAAGCTGGAGCCGCAGGCATCGAGCGAAGCCTGGAAGAAGATCGATGCGGTGATCGCCAAAAATGATCCCCTGTGCCGTGGCATCGTGCTGCTCGGGCTCGAGGCGCCCGCCGACGAGCTGATTTCCTGCTTCGAAGCGACGCTGGCCGCCCCTTCCGTGAAGGGCTTTGCCGTTGGCCGGACGATCTTTGCTGATGCAGCGCGCGCCTGGCTTTCGGGCAGCATGAACGACGAGGAAGCGATCGCCGACATGGCCGGCCGCTTCCGGCAGCTGACAGAGGCGTGGCTGAAGACGCGTGGGCAGCATTAA
- a CDS encoding MATE family efflux transporter, whose amino-acid sequence MTDLSEGNAFLTGWLPAVFIKTAAPIAAITTVNGLFTVVDAYFLGAYVGPDALSAVSLIFPGLMLLIALQALVTNGMASILARRLGAGDRQGATRVFTGAHTLALAVTLILNIVFWTLGRQIINAGAGTTAVADGAMLFMGAMIAFAPVSFFLSLHLDGLRCEGRIGFMTLVTLSASLLNILANWLFMAVMHWGVLGSAAGSIASQFVCLTAVLTYRFRRPAALRPYRGFAPAEWRGIVAFGAPMSLGFIGISLASAAILVNISLWSTRDRVATVAAYGIITRIMTFAYLPLLGLSIALQTIAGNNHGAGLGLRVGRSLRIAMLAALVYCTLVEITVELSAGRLGAVFVADPAIVAEVWRILPWTIAAYFLFGQMLILSSYFQSIGDAPRAAIFGLSRPYLFTLPLTFLLPFVFGERGIWMVPVFAEAGMCILAFLVLSQNAKRRGWRYGLLPA is encoded by the coding sequence ATGACCGATCTTTCCGAAGGCAATGCCTTCCTAACCGGCTGGCTGCCGGCCGTCTTCATCAAAACGGCGGCGCCGATCGCCGCGATCACCACCGTCAACGGCCTGTTCACCGTCGTCGACGCCTATTTCCTCGGCGCCTATGTCGGCCCCGACGCGCTCTCTGCCGTCAGCCTGATTTTCCCGGGGTTGATGCTGCTGATCGCTTTGCAAGCGCTGGTCACGAACGGCATGGCGAGCATCCTTGCCCGCCGGCTCGGGGCCGGCGATCGCCAGGGCGCGACCAGGGTATTCACAGGTGCCCATACACTGGCGCTGGCCGTCACTCTCATCCTCAACATCGTCTTCTGGACCCTCGGCCGTCAGATCATCAACGCCGGTGCCGGCACAACTGCAGTCGCCGATGGCGCCATGCTGTTCATGGGCGCGATGATCGCCTTTGCGCCGGTGAGCTTCTTCCTGTCGCTGCATCTCGATGGCCTGCGCTGCGAAGGCAGGATCGGGTTCATGACGCTGGTGACGCTGTCGGCCTCGCTGCTCAACATCCTCGCCAACTGGCTGTTCATGGCGGTGATGCATTGGGGCGTGCTCGGGTCGGCGGCTGGCTCCATCGCCTCGCAATTCGTCTGTCTGACCGCCGTGCTGACCTATCGCTTCCGCCGGCCGGCTGCACTCAGGCCTTATCGAGGATTCGCACCTGCCGAATGGCGCGGCATCGTCGCCTTCGGCGCGCCGATGAGCCTCGGCTTCATCGGCATATCGCTGGCATCGGCGGCCATTCTCGTCAACATCTCGCTCTGGAGCACCCGTGATCGTGTCGCGACGGTCGCCGCCTACGGCATTATCACCCGGATCATGACCTTCGCCTATCTGCCGCTGCTTGGCCTCAGCATCGCCCTGCAGACGATCGCCGGCAACAATCACGGCGCCGGCCTCGGTCTTCGCGTCGGCCGCAGCCTGCGGATCGCCATGCTTGCGGCGCTCGTCTACTGCACCCTGGTGGAAATCACCGTCGAACTTTCGGCCGGCCGCCTTGGCGCCGTCTTCGTCGCTGATCCCGCCATTGTCGCCGAGGTCTGGCGAATTCTGCCCTGGACGATCGCCGCCTATTTCCTCTTCGGGCAGATGCTGATCCTGTCGTCCTATTTCCAGTCGATCGGCGACGCGCCGCGCGCGGCGATCTTCGGCCTGTCGCGGCCTTATCTCTTCACCCTGCCGCTGACCTTCTTGCTGCCTTTCGTCTTTGGAGAGCGGGGGATTTGGATGGTGCCGGTCTTTGCCGAAGCAGGCATGTGCATCCTGGCCTTCCTGGTGTTGTCGCAAAACGCAAAGCGCCGAGGCTGGCGTTACGGGCTTCTGCCCGCTTGA
- the iolB gene encoding 5-deoxy-glucuronate isomerase has protein sequence MPNLKVKPSGTHGRVTHVTPDSAGWTYVGFDLHRLKPGETVSGETGDREVCLVWVTGKGKASAGTKDFGTLGGRMTPFEGAPHALYIPMESTWSVTAETDLELAVCSAPGGGTYQAKEIPPGTHPQVTRGKGTNVRYVNNIMPEDDSSAHSLLVVEVITPGGHTSSYPPHKHDQDDLPNESFLEETYYHRLNPPQGFGFQRVYTDDRSLDEAMAIEDGDVTLVPKGYHPCAATHGYDLYYLNVMAGPKRIWKFHNAVEHEWLLKA, from the coding sequence ATGCCAAACCTCAAGGTCAAACCATCCGGCACGCATGGCCGCGTCACGCATGTCACGCCTGATAGCGCCGGCTGGACCTATGTCGGCTTCGATCTGCATCGGCTGAAGCCGGGTGAGACCGTGTCGGGGGAAACCGGCGATCGGGAGGTCTGCCTCGTCTGGGTCACCGGCAAGGGCAAGGCCTCGGCCGGGACGAAGGATTTCGGCACGCTCGGCGGCCGCATGACCCCGTTCGAAGGTGCGCCGCATGCGCTCTATATTCCGATGGAATCGACCTGGTCGGTCACGGCGGAGACCGATCTGGAACTCGCCGTCTGCTCGGCCCCCGGCGGCGGCACTTATCAGGCGAAGGAGATTCCGCCCGGCACGCATCCGCAAGTGACGCGCGGCAAGGGCACGAATGTGCGCTACGTCAACAACATCATGCCTGAGGACGACAGCTCGGCGCATTCGCTGCTGGTCGTCGAGGTGATCACGCCGGGCGGCCATACCTCTTCCTATCCGCCGCACAAGCACGACCAGGACGACCTGCCGAACGAGAGCTTCCTGGAAGAGACCTACTACCATCGCCTCAATCCGCCGCAGGGTTTTGGTTTCCAGCGCGTCTATACCGACGATCGCTCGCTCGACGAAGCGATGGCGATCGAGGACGGCGACGTGACGCTGGTACCGAAGGGCTACCATCCTTGCGCGGCAACGCACGGCTACGATCTCTACTACCTCAACGTCATGGCCGGGCCGAAGCGTATCTGGAAATTCCACAATGCCGTCGAGCACGAATGGCTGCTGAAAGCATAA
- the iolD gene encoding 3D-(3,5/4)-trihydroxycyclohexane-1,2-dione acylhydrolase (decyclizing) produces the protein MGKTIRLTMAQAVAHFLKKQMTIVDGRKVPIFGGVWAIFGHGNVAGIGEALYQVRGELTTYRAHNEQGMAHAAIAYAKANFRTRFMACTTSIGPGALNMVTAAGVAHVNRIPVLFLPGDVFANRAPDPVLQQIEDFGDGTVSANDAFRPVSRYFDRITRPEQIISALKRAMQVLTDPLDCGPVTLSLCQDVQAEAYDYPESLFEEKVWATRRPQPDADELANAIALIKASKKPVIVAGGGVLYSQATKELTAFAEAHGLPVVVTQAGKSSINETHPLALGSVGVTGTSAANAIAEETDLVIAVGTRCQDFTTGSWALFKNDSLKMIGLNIAAYDAVKHDSHPVVADAREGLRALTAGLSGWKAPAALAEKAAAEKKVWMEAAAKAMATTNAALPSDAQVIGAVARTIGGENTTVLCAAGGLPGELHKLWPATAPGSYHMEYGFSCMGYEIAGGLGAKMAHPQREVVVMVGDGSYMMMNSEIATSVMLGLKLNIVVLDNRGYGCINRLQMGTGGANFNNLLKDSYHEVMPEIDFRAHAESMGAIAVKVSSIAELEQAIADSKKNDRTSVFLIDTDPLITTEAGGHWWDVAVPEVSPREEVNKARKGYIEARAAQRIG, from the coding sequence ATGGGCAAGACGATACGGTTGACGATGGCGCAGGCCGTCGCGCATTTCCTCAAGAAGCAGATGACGATCGTTGACGGCAGGAAGGTGCCGATCTTCGGCGGCGTCTGGGCGATCTTCGGCCACGGCAACGTCGCCGGCATCGGCGAGGCGCTTTATCAGGTACGTGGCGAACTGACGACCTATCGCGCCCACAACGAACAGGGCATGGCGCATGCCGCCATCGCCTATGCCAAGGCGAATTTTCGCACGCGTTTCATGGCCTGCACCACCTCGATCGGTCCCGGCGCGCTGAACATGGTGACCGCCGCCGGCGTCGCGCATGTCAACCGGATTCCCGTTCTCTTCCTGCCCGGCGACGTCTTTGCCAACCGCGCGCCCGATCCGGTGCTGCAGCAGATCGAGGATTTCGGCGACGGCACGGTTTCGGCCAATGACGCCTTCCGCCCGGTTTCGCGCTATTTCGACCGCATCACCCGGCCCGAACAGATCATTTCGGCGCTGAAGCGCGCCATGCAGGTACTGACCGATCCGCTCGATTGCGGCCCGGTGACCTTGTCGCTCTGCCAGGACGTTCAGGCTGAGGCCTATGACTATCCGGAAAGCCTGTTCGAGGAAAAGGTCTGGGCGACCCGCCGGCCGCAGCCGGATGCGGATGAACTCGCCAATGCCATCGCGCTGATCAAGGCATCTAAAAAGCCGGTGATCGTTGCCGGCGGCGGTGTGCTCTATTCGCAGGCGACGAAGGAACTGACCGCATTTGCCGAGGCCCACGGCCTTCCGGTCGTCGTCACCCAGGCCGGCAAGTCGTCGATCAACGAGACCCATCCGCTGGCGCTCGGCTCGGTTGGCGTCACCGGCACATCGGCAGCGAACGCGATCGCTGAAGAGACGGATCTCGTCATCGCCGTCGGCACGCGCTGCCAGGATTTCACCACCGGCTCCTGGGCGCTGTTCAAGAACGACAGCCTCAAAATGATCGGGCTCAACATCGCCGCCTATGACGCGGTGAAGCATGACAGCCATCCTGTTGTGGCCGATGCCCGCGAAGGGCTGAGGGCGCTTACGGCAGGCCTTTCCGGCTGGAAGGCACCGGCAGCACTGGCCGAGAAGGCCGCAGCCGAGAAGAAGGTCTGGATGGAAGCCGCCGCCAAGGCTATGGCGACGACCAATGCCGCCCTGCCCTCCGATGCCCAGGTGATCGGCGCGGTGGCGCGCACCATCGGTGGCGAGAATACGACGGTGCTTTGCGCCGCCGGCGGCCTGCCCGGCGAATTGCACAAGCTCTGGCCAGCGACGGCGCCGGGCAGCTATCACATGGAATATGGTTTTTCCTGCATGGGCTACGAGATCGCCGGCGGGCTCGGCGCCAAGATGGCGCATCCCCAACGCGAGGTCGTCGTCATGGTCGGCGACGGCTCCTACATGATGATGAATTCCGAGATCGCCACCTCGGTCATGCTCGGCCTCAAGCTCAACATCGTCGTGCTCGACAATCGCGGCTATGGCTGCATCAACCGATTGCAGATGGGAACCGGTGGTGCCAACTTCAACAATCTGCTCAAGGACTCCTATCACGAGGTGATGCCGGAAATCGATTTCCGCGCGCATGCCGAAAGCATGGGGGCCATCGCAGTCAAGGTCTCGTCCATTGCTGAGCTGGAGCAGGCAATCGCCGATTCGAAGAAGAACGACCGCACCTCGGTCTTCCTCATCGACACCGACCCGCTTATTACCACCGAGGCCGGCGGCCACTGGTGGGATGTCGCGGTGCCCGAAGTCAGCCCGCGCGAAGAAGTCAACAAGGCGCGCAAGGGCTATATCGAAGCGCGCGCCGCCCAGCGCATCGGCTGA
- a CDS encoding MurR/RpiR family transcriptional regulator: MDNDPQRQARVPRDFESLRSTIIERKASMPKRLAQVAAFALGNPDEIAFGTTASIAAASEVQPSTLVRLAHHLGYEGFSDLQSIFRERLRDRTLSYEERLVTLEQASGDDEDANLLSGFIAAASQSVNRLAATVQSDTFTKAVDILAAAETIYLIAKRRSYPLTAHMTYAFSKLNIRHQIVASPNGVDPEMVQFATPKDAAIAASFSPYAADSLNQSQELADRGVPVIAITDSAFSPLAACATHWFEVAEADFAGFRSLSASMALTMALPVAIAERRRKRQHSKAGKAKME; encoded by the coding sequence ATGGATAACGACCCCCAGAGGCAGGCGCGTGTGCCGCGCGATTTCGAAAGCCTGCGCAGCACCATCATCGAGCGCAAGGCGAGCATGCCGAAGCGGCTGGCGCAGGTCGCCGCCTTCGCGCTCGGCAATCCCGACGAGATCGCCTTCGGCACGACGGCGAGCATCGCGGCCGCCTCCGAGGTCCAGCCTTCGACGCTGGTGCGCCTGGCACATCATCTGGGCTACGAAGGTTTTTCCGACCTGCAGAGCATCTTCCGCGAAAGATTGCGCGACCGGACGCTGAGCTATGAAGAGCGGCTCGTCACGCTGGAGCAGGCGAGCGGCGACGACGAGGACGCCAATCTGCTCTCGGGCTTCATCGCCGCGGCAAGTCAGTCGGTCAACCGGCTGGCGGCGACGGTGCAGAGCGATACGTTCACCAAAGCCGTGGATATCCTTGCCGCCGCCGAGACGATCTATCTGATCGCCAAGCGGCGCTCCTACCCGCTGACGGCGCATATGACCTATGCTTTTTCCAAGCTCAACATCCGCCACCAGATCGTCGCCTCGCCGAACGGCGTCGACCCTGAAATGGTGCAGTTCGCAACACCGAAGGATGCGGCGATCGCCGCTAGCTTCTCGCCCTATGCGGCCGACAGCCTCAACCAGAGCCAGGAGCTCGCCGATCGCGGCGTCCCCGTCATCGCCATCACCGATTCGGCCTTCTCGCCGCTTGCCGCCTGCGCCACGCACTGGTTCGAAGTGGCCGAGGCCGATTTCGCCGGCTTCCGCTCGCTGTCGGCCTCGATGGCGCTCACCATGGCGCTGCCGGTCGCCATCGCCGAGCGGCGGCGCAAGCGTCAGCATTCAAAAGCTGGGAAAGCAAAAATGGAATAA
- a CDS encoding DUF1127 domain-containing protein, producing MHRSNITIAGSNRRSSHHRPGLLPAAITAVRWLARKIGERRNRNALMELSDDQLKDIGLSRGQTDSDVHVYSRY from the coding sequence ATGCATCGCTCGAATATCACCATAGCAGGCAGCAACCGCCGTTCTTCGCATCATAGGCCCGGCCTGTTGCCTGCCGCGATCACCGCAGTCCGCTGGCTGGCACGCAAGATCGGCGAACGGCGCAACCGCAATGCGCTGATGGAGCTTTCCGACGATCAGCTGAAGGATATCGGCCTCTCCCGGGGGCAGACGGACAGCGATGTTCACGTCTATAGTCGCTACTGA